One genomic region from Nostoc sphaeroides encodes:
- a CDS encoding SRPBCC family protein: protein MSQVLEQSIQINATATVVERCISDLALMHRWLNPVLRCEPVGAWSTDVGSKSRFIIQIPLLKPTLNSVVVQRQPGLVVWEFQGFFQGRDRWECQPKELGTLLLNRFEYDIPNPLVNWGFNTFAASWTKQDMQAQLRRLKRVAENS, encoded by the coding sequence ATGTCCCAAGTTTTGGAGCAATCGATTCAAATTAATGCTACAGCTACGGTGGTGGAGCGCTGCATTAGCGATTTAGCTCTCATGCATCGCTGGCTTAACCCCGTTCTCCGTTGCGAACCTGTGGGTGCTTGGAGTACTGATGTTGGCAGTAAAAGTCGTTTTATCATTCAAATTCCTCTACTGAAACCCACGTTGAATAGCGTAGTTGTACAACGACAACCGGGTTTGGTAGTTTGGGAATTTCAAGGATTTTTTCAAGGGCGCGATCGCTGGGAATGTCAACCAAAAGAATTGGGAACGCTCCTACTCAACCGCTTTGAGTACGATATCCCTAACCCTTTAGTTAATTGGGGTTTCAACACCTTTGCCGCATCTTGGACAAAACAAGATATGCAAGCCCAACTGCGCCGCCTCAAACGAGTCGCAGAAAATTCGTAA
- a CDS encoding SirB1 family protein, producing MNFSSARQYFYQEIQQSDERIDLAKAALYIAQEEYPKLDPEEYLNALDTMAWELQERLPDSRYPLRMVQSINQYLYEDLKFSGNKIDYYDPRNSFFNDVIDRRLGIPISLALVYLEVARRIDFPMVGVGMPGHFLIRPDIPDIEIFVDAFNGGEIIFAQDCEERLSQLYQQPVTLQPEFLAVVSNRQFLARMLTNLKFIYMKQQELEKTLAAVERILLLFPGLTLELRDRGLIYYQLGYYPQALDDLQNYLAKVPDAQDASVIRRLLTELGKDE from the coding sequence ATGAATTTCTCGTCAGCACGACAATATTTTTACCAGGAGATTCAGCAGTCTGACGAGCGCATTGATCTAGCAAAGGCAGCTTTGTATATTGCCCAAGAAGAATATCCCAAGCTAGACCCAGAGGAATATCTCAACGCCCTTGATACAATGGCATGGGAGCTACAAGAACGCCTGCCTGATTCACGATATCCTTTGCGGATGGTTCAAAGTATTAACCAGTATCTTTACGAAGATTTAAAGTTTTCTGGTAATAAAATTGACTATTACGACCCACGCAACAGCTTTTTCAATGATGTAATTGACCGGCGGCTGGGGATTCCTATTAGCTTGGCGTTGGTTTACCTGGAAGTTGCTCGACGGATTGATTTTCCGATGGTGGGTGTGGGGATGCCAGGACATTTTCTAATTCGCCCAGATATTCCAGATATAGAGATTTTTGTGGATGCCTTCAATGGCGGTGAAATAATATTTGCCCAAGATTGCGAAGAACGGCTGTCTCAACTTTATCAGCAACCTGTGACGCTGCAACCAGAATTTTTAGCTGTAGTCAGTAATCGGCAATTTTTGGCGCGGATGCTGACAAATTTAAAGTTTATTTATATGAAACAGCAAGAGTTAGAAAAAACGCTAGCAGCAGTTGAACGAATTTTGTTACTGTTTCCTGGTTTAACTTTAGAGTTACGCGATCGCGGTCTAATCTATTATCAACTCGGTTACTACCCCCAAGCCCTAGACGACTTACAAAATTATTTAGCAAAAGTTCCCGATGCCCAGGATGCATCTGTGATTCGGCGGCTACTTACAGAGTTAGGGAAAGATGAGTAG
- a CDS encoding mechanosensitive ion channel translates to MNTTWQGITQVIGVALSTRTQQFLAQSPSLQSAQPAVNQGIADVQGIVQQLILFTPRLLGAVAILLVGLLIAFGVAALTRGILNRTNIDNRIAAGVTGRQDVPQVEKLISSLVFWSIILLTAVAVLQALDLEVASRPLNNFLNQLIGFLPKLVGVGILLVTAWFLATIVKIITVRSLQAFNLDERLNPQPEDSVPSLNQLSLSETIGNALYWFIFLLFLAPVLDTLGLQQALQPVQALITEVLLILPNILAAILIAVVGWFIANVVRRIVTNLLATTGIDHLGSRLGLSAAAGVQPLSNIIGTIVYVLILIPVAIAALNALRIDAISVPAIAMLQQVLNALPGIFTAVAILLVAYFVGRFIADLVTSILTNLGFNNIFTILGLTTPSRRIVISTESTNPPIPTRTPSEIAGIVALVGIMLFATVAAVNILNIPALTALVSGIVIIFGRILAGLVIFAIGLFLANLAFNIITSSGERQAQILGQVARIAIIALVSAMALQQIGVASDIVNLAFGLLLGAIAVAIALAFGLGGRDIAREQVQEWLNSFKGRN, encoded by the coding sequence ATGAACACAACTTGGCAAGGAATAACCCAGGTGATAGGAGTTGCTTTGTCCACAAGGACGCAGCAATTTTTGGCACAATCGCCCAGCCTGCAATCGGCGCAACCAGCAGTAAATCAAGGAATTGCTGATGTGCAAGGTATTGTTCAACAGTTAATTCTGTTTACACCCCGTCTGCTGGGGGCAGTGGCAATTTTGTTAGTAGGTTTGCTAATTGCCTTTGGCGTAGCCGCGCTGACGCGAGGAATCCTCAATCGCACAAATATAGATAACCGCATTGCCGCAGGGGTAACGGGTCGTCAAGATGTTCCCCAAGTGGAGAAATTAATCTCCAGCTTAGTCTTTTGGAGCATTATTCTACTGACGGCAGTAGCTGTTTTACAGGCATTAGATTTAGAGGTAGCGTCTCGACCTCTGAATAATTTTCTCAATCAACTTATTGGCTTTTTGCCAAAGTTAGTTGGTGTGGGAATCCTTTTGGTAACTGCCTGGTTTTTGGCGACCATTGTGAAGATTATTACTGTGCGCTCATTACAGGCATTTAACCTGGATGAGCGCTTGAATCCACAACCAGAAGACAGCGTACCTAGCCTTAATCAGTTGTCTCTAAGTGAGACGATTGGCAATGCTCTGTATTGGTTTATATTTTTACTGTTTCTCGCCCCAGTTTTGGATACTCTCGGACTACAGCAGGCTTTACAACCAGTACAAGCTTTAATTACAGAAGTTCTGCTAATTCTGCCGAACATTCTCGCGGCAATATTAATTGCTGTAGTTGGCTGGTTTATAGCTAATGTGGTGCGGCGGATTGTGACGAACTTGCTGGCGACAACTGGTATAGACCATTTAGGTAGTCGATTAGGATTATCTGCGGCTGCGGGGGTGCAACCTCTATCGAATATTATCGGCACAATTGTTTATGTTTTGATTTTGATTCCTGTAGCGATCGCAGCGCTGAATGCCTTGCGAATTGATGCGATATCTGTACCTGCGATCGCCATGCTGCAACAGGTTCTCAATGCGCTACCTGGAATCTTTACAGCCGTGGCAATTTTGCTTGTTGCCTATTTCGTCGGGCGGTTTATCGCAGATTTGGTTACAAGTATCCTCACCAATTTAGGGTTTAATAACATTTTCACTATTTTGGGTCTGACAACACCCAGCAGACGAATCGTCATTTCAACAGAATCAACAAACCCCCCGATTCCAACCCGCACACCATCGGAAATTGCAGGTATTGTTGCCTTAGTGGGTATCATGCTGTTTGCAACGGTGGCGGCGGTGAATATCTTGAATATTCCAGCCCTAACAGCATTAGTTTCTGGAATTGTGATCATATTCGGGCGGATTTTGGCGGGATTGGTGATATTTGCCATTGGTTTATTCCTAGCAAATCTGGCTTTTAACATCATTACCAGTTCTGGCGAACGTCAAGCCCAGATTTTGGGACAAGTGGCGCGGATTGCCATTATTGCCTTAGTTTCTGCAATGGCACTACAACAGATTGGAGTTGCCAGTGATATTGTAAATTTAGCCTTTGGACTTTTACTCGGTGCGATCGCAGTTGCTATTGCCCTTGCTTTTGGTCTTGGAGGGCGCGATATTGCCCGCGAACAAGTTCAAGAATGGCTAAACTCTTTCAAAGGTAGAAACTAA
- the atpC gene encoding ATP synthase F1 subunit epsilon has translation MTLTVRVISPDKTVWDAPAEEVVLPSTTGQLGILTGHAPLLTALDTGVMRVRGAKNQNWEAIALLGGFAEVEENEVTILVNGAERGDKINLDEARTAYNQAEAALNQVSADDRQAQIKANQAFKRARARFQAAGGLV, from the coding sequence ATGACATTAACCGTTCGGGTAATTTCTCCAGATAAAACAGTCTGGGATGCTCCAGCTGAAGAAGTAGTTTTACCTAGCACAACTGGTCAACTAGGTATCCTCACTGGACACGCACCACTTTTAACCGCCCTGGATACTGGTGTAATGCGAGTTCGCGGCGCTAAAAATCAGAATTGGGAAGCGATCGCCCTTTTGGGTGGCTTTGCCGAAGTCGAAGAAAATGAAGTGACAATTCTGGTTAACGGCGCTGAACGTGGTGACAAAATTAACCTTGATGAAGCCCGTACTGCTTACAACCAAGCAGAAGCGGCTCTGAATCAAGTTTCAGCAGACGATCGCCAAGCCCAAATCAAGGCAAATCAAGCCTTCAAACGCGCCCGCGCTCGGTTTCAAGCGGCTGGCGGTTTGGTCTAA
- a CDS encoding DUF1194 domain-containing protein — protein sequence MKISNFVRATLTAASCCLSILAISTSAHAATLVPVDLELSLLVDVSGSVDNSEFNLQKQGYVNAFSNANLFNDFISKGNLGKIAVNLIYWSSANQQQEVVGWSLIDSVAAAQTFANNIAATTRVFSGSTAIGSALNFAAPKFFNNDYDGARQVIDVSGDGATNDGANTIAARNAALALGVDAINGVTIGSEAGLQAFYQNNVIGGTNANGDPAFVLAAQNFQDFGAAIDKKIKAEIKPTSVPEPASIVGLLVFGTIGASSMLKRNKKFQADC from the coding sequence ATGAAAATTTCTAACTTTGTTCGTGCAACACTCACGGCAGCATCTTGCTGTCTGTCTATTTTAGCTATTTCAACCAGCGCCCACGCTGCTACTTTAGTTCCCGTTGATTTGGAATTGTCTTTACTTGTTGATGTTTCTGGAAGCGTAGATAATAGCGAGTTCAATCTGCAAAAACAAGGCTATGTTAATGCTTTCTCAAATGCCAACCTTTTTAATGATTTCATCTCTAAAGGAAATCTGGGCAAGATTGCAGTAAACCTGATTTACTGGTCTAGTGCGAACCAGCAGCAAGAAGTTGTAGGGTGGAGTTTGATCGATAGTGTAGCTGCTGCACAGACTTTTGCTAATAATATAGCAGCAACAACGCGTGTCTTCAGTGGCAGTACTGCTATTGGTTCTGCACTCAATTTTGCCGCACCTAAATTCTTCAATAATGACTATGATGGTGCACGCCAAGTTATCGATGTGTCTGGTGACGGTGCTACAAACGATGGGGCTAATACAATAGCTGCCCGCAATGCTGCTCTAGCACTAGGTGTCGATGCGATTAACGGTGTAACTATCGGGAGCGAAGCTGGACTTCAAGCCTTCTATCAAAATAACGTAATTGGCGGTACTAATGCCAATGGTGACCCTGCTTTTGTTCTAGCAGCACAGAACTTCCAAGACTTTGGTGCTGCAATTGATAAAAAAATTAAGGCAGAAATCAAGCCAACCTCTGTTCCGGAACCAGCTTCTATAGTAGGCTTGCTAGTTTTTGGTACTATTGGTGCTAGTTCAATGCTCAAACGCAATAAGAAATTCCAAGCTGATTGTTAA
- the atpD gene encoding F0F1 ATP synthase subunit beta has protein sequence MVTTAEKTNIGYITQIIGPVVDVKFPGGKLPQIYNALKIVGTNESGQEINITVEVQQLLGDNQVRTVAMSSTEGLVRGFEVTDTGAPITVPVGKATLGRIFNVLGEPVDNRGPVNAEASLPIHRSAPKFTDLETKPSVFETGIKVVDLLTPYRRGGKIGLFGGAGVGKTVIMMELINNIATQHGGVSVFAGVGERTREGNDLYNEMIESGVINNENLNESKIALVYGQMNEPPGARMRVGLSGLTVAEYFRDVNKQDVLLFIDNIFRFVQAGSEVSALLGRMPSAVGYQPTLGTDVGELQERITSTTEGSITSIQAVYVPADDLTDPAPATTFAHLDGTTVLSRGLAAKGIYPAVDPLGSTSTMLQPNIVGEEHYNTARAVQSTLQRYKELQDIIAILGLDELSEEDRLIVARARKVERFLSQPFFVAEVFTGSPGKYVKLEDTIKGFQKILSGELDALPEQAFYLVGDINEAIAKAEKIKG, from the coding sequence ATGGTCACAACCGCAGAAAAAACAAACATTGGCTACATTACCCAAATCATTGGCCCAGTTGTAGACGTTAAATTTCCCGGCGGGAAATTGCCACAAATCTACAACGCTTTGAAAATCGTTGGCACCAACGAAAGTGGACAGGAAATCAACATCACCGTTGAAGTACAGCAACTGCTGGGCGACAACCAAGTGCGGACTGTTGCGATGAGTTCCACCGAAGGCTTAGTGCGCGGTTTTGAAGTCACCGATACAGGCGCTCCCATTACCGTGCCAGTTGGTAAAGCCACTTTGGGCCGGATTTTCAACGTCCTTGGCGAACCTGTGGATAACAGGGGGCCTGTAAATGCTGAGGCAAGTTTACCCATCCACCGCTCTGCTCCCAAATTCACCGACCTGGAAACCAAACCTTCCGTGTTTGAGACTGGGATTAAAGTTGTTGACCTTCTGACTCCCTATCGACGCGGCGGTAAGATTGGTCTGTTCGGCGGTGCTGGTGTTGGTAAGACCGTAATCATGATGGAGTTGATTAACAACATTGCTACCCAGCATGGTGGAGTATCCGTATTTGCTGGCGTGGGTGAACGCACCCGTGAAGGCAATGACCTCTACAACGAAATGATTGAGTCTGGGGTTATCAATAACGAGAACCTCAACGAATCAAAAATTGCTCTAGTCTACGGTCAAATGAACGAACCACCCGGAGCGAGAATGCGGGTTGGTTTGTCGGGATTGACAGTAGCAGAGTACTTCCGGGATGTGAACAAGCAGGATGTGCTGCTGTTTATTGATAATATCTTCCGGTTTGTACAAGCAGGTTCGGAAGTATCCGCGCTACTAGGCCGGATGCCTTCTGCGGTAGGATATCAGCCCACATTGGGAACCGACGTAGGTGAACTGCAAGAGCGGATTACTTCGACTACAGAGGGTTCCATTACCTCCATTCAGGCAGTGTACGTACCTGCGGATGACCTCACCGACCCCGCACCTGCTACCACCTTCGCCCACTTGGACGGAACCACAGTACTGTCTCGCGGTTTGGCAGCTAAGGGAATTTATCCCGCAGTTGACCCCCTTGGTTCCACTTCCACCATGCTTCAGCCAAACATTGTCGGTGAAGAACACTACAATACTGCGCGGGCGGTGCAATCAACTCTGCAACGTTATAAAGAACTCCAAGACATTATCGCCATTCTCGGTTTAGATGAATTGTCTGAAGAAGACCGTCTAATCGTGGCGCGGGCGCGGAAAGTTGAGCGCTTCTTGTCTCAGCCGTTCTTTGTAGCAGAAGTATTTACCGGTTCTCCTGGTAAGTATGTGAAGTTGGAAGACACCATCAAAGGCTTCCAAAAAATTCTGTCTGGTGAGTTGGATGCTCTGCCAGAACAGGCTTTCTACTTGGTTGGCGATATTAACGAAGCGATCGCTAAAGCTGAAAAAATCAAAGGTTAG
- a CDS encoding RNA-guided endonuclease InsQ/TnpB family protein, translated as MFAIKRELKLNNVETSLMRGNAGFKRWVYNYGLDLIQSSWDFEDIKASDSKRLDTIKKVFTQVTMQKPEYAWMKLYPSTVYQSAFIDLKKAFERWRKGISGFPKKKSKKKGDSFTVYKTAGIYPVIGEPPLAFTNRVVINRGQRIKLPGLKELRLKERIDFICSSQTFTVSRTADRWFVAFMLDAQKIPPIIHPIEKIGVDLGVKILATCSDGTKYDMPITLQTAKTKLGKLQWHNRNKVLGNKNLKIRASKNAKKYYTRLARQHSKIANIRQDTTQKMTTDISRKAYVIRIEDLNVQGMKENHKLAQAVSNNCFYEIRRQLTYKQAHYGTRVELVDRWYPSSKTCSKCHHIQDMRLSDRIFNCQKCKHIQDRDENAATNLENTPPVQSTVGLTGT; from the coding sequence ATGTTTGCCATCAAGAGAGAGTTAAAACTAAATAATGTAGAAACTTCGTTGATGCGTGGCAATGCTGGTTTTAAGCGTTGGGTATATAACTATGGGCTAGACCTGATTCAATCCTCTTGGGATTTTGAAGATATAAAAGCCTCTGATAGTAAGCGCCTTGATACCATCAAAAAGGTATTTACTCAAGTGACAATGCAGAAGCCTGAGTATGCTTGGATGAAGTTATATCCATCCACAGTCTATCAGTCAGCATTCATTGACTTGAAAAAGGCTTTTGAGCGATGGCGTAAAGGGATATCCGGGTTCCCGAAAAAGAAATCAAAGAAAAAAGGAGACTCGTTTACCGTATACAAAACTGCTGGCATTTACCCAGTAATTGGGGAGCCACCACTGGCATTTACTAACCGAGTTGTCATCAATCGTGGTCAGAGGATAAAGTTACCTGGGTTGAAAGAACTTAGGTTAAAAGAACGAATTGACTTTATCTGTAGCTCTCAGACATTTACTGTTTCTAGAACCGCAGATAGATGGTTTGTGGCATTTATGCTTGATGCCCAGAAGATACCACCTATTATTCATCCAATTGAAAAAATTGGAGTGGATTTAGGGGTCAAAATTTTGGCGACTTGTTCCGATGGTACAAAATACGATATGCCTATTACACTGCAAACGGCGAAAACCAAGCTGGGTAAGTTGCAGTGGCACAATCGAAATAAAGTTCTTGGAAACAAAAACCTGAAAATAAGGGCATCAAAGAACGCCAAAAAATACTACACTCGTCTAGCTAGGCAGCACTCAAAAATTGCCAATATCCGACAAGATACGACTCAGAAAATGACCACTGACATAAGTCGTAAAGCTTATGTGATCCGAATTGAGGATCTGAATGTTCAGGGGATGAAAGAAAATCATAAATTAGCACAAGCTGTAAGCAACAACTGCTTCTATGAAATTCGTCGTCAGTTAACTTATAAGCAAGCTCACTACGGAACAAGGGTTGAACTTGTAGACCGTTGGTATCCGAGTTCTAAAACTTGTTCTAAATGTCATCATATCCAAGATATGAGGTTGTCAGACCGAATATTTAATTGTCAAAAATGTAAGCATATTCAAGACCGCGACGAGAACGCCGCAACTAATCTTGAAAATACTCCGCCCGTGCAAAGTACGGTTGGCTTAACCGGAACTTAA
- a CDS encoding flotillin family protein, which yields MKSFSSLLGTLKQNKLANLATSIVAALAIAGSIHSSSATSVKINTPQEINSASVQLNHTTPNIVQLKTSKIQFQTAGIDGFALVPIVLIGGLVIFVPLFFGGLVVIGEREVGIVVRKFTLSGRGLPAGSLIALNGEAGLQADTLAPGWHWGYWPWQYSVKKESIIVIPQGEIALIVAADGKSNPPERILGKIVDCDNFQDARKFLTQGGEKGRQMSFLTAGTYRINTALFKVITAANASSHGMSPQQLHIYEIAAEKVGIVTTLDGSAIAAGEIAGRVITGHDNFQNGQKFIDAGGQRGLQEQVLLSGSWNLNPWLVNIEQVPMTEIPIGYVGVVISFVGKEHEDVSGASFTHGNLVNQGHKGVWVEPLYPGKHPLNTKVMKIELVPTTNIVLNFTERISGKHGYDTNLQALKLLSFDGFTFDLEIFQIIHIGASDAPKVISRLGSMQNVIDQVLRPIVGNYFRNSAQEYTILDFLTARSERQVEASEYVKSALRAYDVQAVDSLIGLITPPDELMHTLTDRKIAEEKRKTYEVQQMAQTQRQQLVRETALADIQEEMVQSEQSVQIADLKAQAQIKQANGEAEGTKLRAIAEAEGIRATGNAKAETYQAGVEALGSHGYTAMQLMQIIGDRNVRLIPDVLVGSNGSNNGLVDGLLSLILWNQTGKGELTPTPLHPQPVVNQAQPTTENGLPPILVNFPIDKQHQ from the coding sequence ATGAAAAGCTTTTCATCTTTGCTTGGTACACTTAAACAAAATAAGCTAGCTAATCTTGCCACATCTATTGTAGCAGCCTTAGCGATCGCTGGTAGTATTCATTCTAGCAGTGCTACTTCTGTAAAAATAAATACTCCGCAAGAAATCAATTCGGCATCAGTACAGCTAAATCACACCACACCAAATATTGTCCAGTTAAAAACTAGCAAGATTCAATTTCAAACTGCTGGAATTGATGGTTTTGCACTAGTTCCCATCGTACTTATCGGTGGTTTAGTCATATTTGTCCCCCTATTCTTTGGCGGACTGGTGGTTATTGGTGAACGTGAAGTCGGCATTGTGGTAAGGAAATTCACCCTTTCCGGGCGCGGATTACCCGCCGGCAGTTTAATTGCCCTCAACGGCGAAGCTGGCTTACAGGCAGATACTTTAGCTCCTGGTTGGCACTGGGGCTATTGGCCTTGGCAATATTCTGTCAAGAAAGAGTCGATAATTGTTATTCCCCAAGGGGAAATCGCCTTGATTGTGGCAGCAGACGGCAAATCAAACCCACCAGAGCGCATTCTGGGTAAAATCGTCGATTGTGACAACTTCCAAGATGCTCGGAAATTCCTCACCCAAGGCGGGGAAAAAGGGCGGCAAATGAGTTTTCTCACCGCAGGTACTTACCGCATCAACACTGCGCTCTTTAAAGTGATTACAGCTGCAAATGCCAGTAGTCATGGCATGAGTCCACAACAGTTGCACATTTATGAAATAGCAGCAGAGAAGGTTGGTATTGTTACTACTTTAGATGGTTCAGCGATCGCAGCAGGTGAAATTGCTGGACGCGTCATTACCGGCCATGATAATTTTCAAAATGGTCAGAAATTTATTGATGCAGGGGGGCAACGGGGTTTACAAGAACAAGTATTATTATCGGGTTCGTGGAACTTGAACCCTTGGTTGGTAAATATTGAACAAGTCCCGATGACTGAAATCCCTATCGGTTATGTGGGTGTGGTGATTTCTTTCGTAGGCAAAGAACATGAAGATGTAAGCGGAGCATCTTTCACCCACGGGAATTTAGTAAACCAAGGACATAAGGGCGTTTGGGTTGAGCCGTTGTATCCTGGAAAACACCCGCTCAATACTAAGGTGATGAAAATTGAGCTAGTACCGACAACAAATATTGTCTTAAACTTCACTGAAAGGATTAGTGGTAAGCACGGTTATGATACCAACTTGCAGGCGCTCAAACTGCTATCATTTGATGGTTTCACCTTTGATTTAGAAATATTCCAAATTATCCATATTGGTGCTTCTGATGCGCCGAAAGTAATTTCCCGCTTAGGTTCGATGCAAAACGTCATCGATCAGGTTTTGCGTCCCATTGTGGGGAATTATTTCCGCAACTCGGCTCAAGAGTATACTATCTTAGATTTCTTGACTGCGCGAAGCGAGCGCCAAGTTGAAGCTTCCGAATACGTTAAATCTGCCTTGCGTGCTTATGATGTGCAAGCGGTGGATTCATTGATTGGTTTGATTACACCACCCGATGAATTAATGCACACACTGACAGACCGGAAAATTGCTGAAGAAAAACGCAAAACTTACGAAGTTCAGCAGATGGCGCAAACCCAACGGCAACAACTTGTCCGGGAGACAGCACTGGCTGATATCCAAGAAGAAATGGTGCAATCAGAGCAGAGTGTGCAAATTGCCGATTTGAAAGCCCAAGCCCAAATTAAGCAGGCGAACGGTGAAGCTGAGGGGACAAAACTCCGAGCAATTGCTGAGGCTGAAGGTATTCGCGCCACAGGTAACGCCAAAGCTGAAACTTACCAGGCTGGTGTGGAAGCCTTGGGTTCACATGGTTATACAGCAATGCAGCTAATGCAGATTATAGGCGATCGCAATGTCCGCTTGATTCCAGATGTCTTAGTTGGCAGTAATGGCAGCAATAACGGTTTAGTAGATGGCCTACTATCGCTGATTTTATGGAATCAAACTGGTAAGGGTGAATTGACACCAACGCCTTTACATCCGCAACCAGTAGTTAACCAAGCACAACCAACCACAGAAAACGGTCTTCCACCTATACTTGTAAATTTTCCAATCGATAAGCAACATCAATAA